The genomic region GACGTGCATGACCAGAATTACCGTGCGACCCGGCCATCCCTACCCGCTCGGAGCCACGTGGGACGGCGAAGGCGTCAATTTCGCCCTGTTTTCGGAGAACGCCACCGGAGTCGACCTCTGTCTCTTCGATCGGCCCGACCAGGAAAAAGAAACTCACATCATCCGCATGGAAGAGCGCACGAACCAGGTGTGGCACGTCTTTCTTCCAGAAGCCAGACCCGGACAACTGTACGGCTACCGGGTTCACGGTCCCTATGATCCACTCGCCGGGCACCGGTTCAATCCGAACAAGCTGCTGATCGATCCCTATGCCAAGGCGCTCAACGGAGCGCTGCAATGGTCCGATTCGATGTTTGGCTACCGGATCGGCGATGCGGATGCCGACTTGTCATTCGACGAGCGAAACAACGCGTCGCAGGTGCCGAAGTCGGTGGTGATCGAAGAGTCCTTCACCTGGGGAGGCGATGCCCCGCTTCGCCGGCCCTGGAGCGAAACGGTAATTTATGAGATGCACGTTAAGGGATTCACGATGCGGCATCCGCTGATCCACGAGGCGCTGCGCGGCACGTATGCGGGACTCGCCACGAGGCCGGTGATCGAATATTTGCAGCGTCTGGGCGTCACGGCCATCGAACTCATGCCCGTGCACGCGTTCGTGGCGGACAAGCATCTGGTCGACAAGGGACTGACCAATTATTGGGGATACAACACGATCGGCTACTTTGCCCCCGATCTGCGGTACGCCGCCCAGCCGGAACTCGGCGTCAATCAATTCAAAACCATGGTAAAGACCCTGCACAGCGCCGGCATCGAAGTGATCCTCGATGTGGTGTACAACCATACGGCCGAAGGCAACCAGCTCGGTCCCACCCTTTCATTCCGCGGTATCGACAATGCTGCCTACTATCGGTTGGTGCCGGACCAGCCGCGCTATTACATGGACTACACCGGCACCGGAAACACACTCAATGTGCGTCACCAACGGACGCTGCAACTGATCATGGACAGTCTCCGGTATTGGACGCTGGAGATGCACGTGGATGGGTTCCGCTTCGACCTCGCCTCCACGCTCGCCCGCGAACTTCACGACGTGGACCGGCTTGGAGGGTTCTTCGACATCATCCACCAGGATCCCGTGCTGTCGCAGGTAAAGCTGATCGCCGAGCCGTGGGACATCGGTGAAGGCGGCTACCAGGTTGGAAACTTTCCCGCCGGATGGGCCGAATGGAACGGAAAGTACCGTGACTCCATCCGTCGCTATTGGAAAGGCGACGGCGGGCAGGTCAGCGAGCTCGGCTACCGGCTGTCCGGAAGCAGCGATTTGTACGAAGCGAGCGGGCGGCGCCCGTTCGCCAGCATCAATTTCGTGGTCGCTCACGACGGATTCACCCTCCGCGATCTG from Nitrospira japonica harbors:
- the glgX gene encoding glycogen debranching protein GlgX yields the protein MTRITVRPGHPYPLGATWDGEGVNFALFSENATGVDLCLFDRPDQEKETHIIRMEERTNQVWHVFLPEARPGQLYGYRVHGPYDPLAGHRFNPNKLLIDPYAKALNGALQWSDSMFGYRIGDADADLSFDERNNASQVPKSVVIEESFTWGGDAPLRRPWSETVIYEMHVKGFTMRHPLIHEALRGTYAGLATRPVIEYLQRLGVTAIELMPVHAFVADKHLVDKGLTNYWGYNTIGYFAPDLRYAAQPELGVNQFKTMVKTLHSAGIEVILDVVYNHTAEGNQLGPTLSFRGIDNAAYYRLVPDQPRYYMDYTGTGNTLNVRHQRTLQLIMDSLRYWTLEMHVDGFRFDLASTLARELHDVDRLGGFFDIIHQDPVLSQVKLIAEPWDIGEGGYQVGNFPAGWAEWNGKYRDSIRRYWKGDGGQVSELGYRLSGSSDLYEASGRRPFASINFVVAHDGFTLRDLVSYNQKHNEANLEGNADGSDDNQSWNCGVEGPTDDPSIRELRVRQQRNMLATLLLSQGVPMLCGGDEIGRSQQGNNNAYCQDSEISWFNWEIANEEQALFAFTSALIMLRAAHPVFRRRQFFQGRSIYGADIKDLSWFRPDGEEMTEADWQQGYVRCLGVRLAGDRIEEKDHLGNPIHDDTFLILMNAHHEPISFMLPPHPANDRWQLVVDTTQELIPARAPLVTEGTHYDLKGRSLAVMQISTALPIKHRPHHPSAL